One Mycolicibacterium parafortuitum DNA segment encodes these proteins:
- a CDS encoding UTP--glucose-1-phosphate uridylyltransferase, whose translation MNRPDVPVPYTAVVPAAGLGTRFLPATKTVPKELLPVVDTPGIELVAAEAAEAGAQRLIIITSEGKDGVVAHFVEDLVLEGTLEARGKKTMLEKVRRAPALIKVESVVQAEPLGLGHAVGCVEASLAPDEDAVAVLLPDDLVLPTGVLETMAKVRAKRGGTVLCAIEVDREDISAYGVFDVEIVPDAANPNVLKVKGMVEKPKAEDAPSLFAAAGRYILDRAIFDALRRIPRGAGGELQLTDAIALLIDEGHPVHVVVHRGSRHDLGNPGGYLKAAVDFALERDDYGPELRRWLVERLGLAPGTTED comes from the coding sequence ATGAATCGGCCTGATGTTCCTGTGCCGTACACCGCGGTGGTGCCTGCGGCGGGCCTCGGGACGCGCTTCCTGCCTGCCACCAAAACGGTGCCCAAGGAGCTGCTTCCCGTCGTCGACACCCCGGGAATCGAGCTGGTCGCCGCAGAGGCCGCCGAAGCGGGCGCCCAGCGCCTGATCATCATCACCTCCGAAGGCAAAGACGGCGTCGTCGCGCACTTCGTCGAAGATCTCGTCCTGGAGGGCACGCTCGAAGCCCGCGGGAAGAAGACCATGCTGGAGAAGGTGCGGCGCGCACCCGCCCTGATCAAGGTGGAGTCTGTGGTCCAGGCCGAGCCGCTGGGTCTCGGCCACGCGGTCGGCTGCGTCGAGGCCAGCCTCGCACCCGATGAGGACGCCGTCGCGGTGCTGTTACCCGACGACCTGGTGCTCCCGACCGGAGTGCTGGAGACCATGGCGAAGGTTCGCGCCAAGCGCGGGGGCACCGTGTTGTGCGCGATCGAGGTCGACCGCGAAGACATCAGCGCCTATGGCGTCTTCGACGTCGAGATCGTGCCGGACGCGGCCAATCCGAATGTGCTCAAGGTCAAGGGCATGGTGGAAAAGCCCAAGGCCGAAGACGCGCCGTCGCTGTTCGCCGCGGCGGGCCGCTACATCCTGGACCGGGCGATCTTCGACGCGCTGCGGCGGATTCCGCGCGGCGCGGGCGGCGAGCTCCAACTCACCGATGCGATCGCGCTGTTGATCGACGAGGGCCATCCGGTCCACGTCGTCGTCCACCGCGGATCTCGACACGATCTTGGAAATCCCGGGGGCTACCTCAAGGCTGCGGTTGACTTTGCGTTGGAGCGGGACGACTACGGGCCGGAACTGCGCCGGTGGTTGGTCGAGCGACTCGGCCTCGCTCCGGGCACGACCGAGGACTAG